From Xenopus tropicalis strain Nigerian chromosome 3, UCB_Xtro_10.0, whole genome shotgun sequence, the proteins below share one genomic window:
- the ucn3 gene encoding urocortin-3 produces the protein MPHTRLLLLLLMLCMARSSLHYKLYKAESIFSCLKEALGEAKRRSIEDNSVLSKREYEFEPRETLSQEEMDEEEDEKEKRTFPQAARYRYLSQAQVKGKVYQNKAKSDRRTKFTLSLDVPTNLMNILFDIAKAKNMRAKAAANAQLMAQIGRRK, from the coding sequence ATGCCTCACACTAGGCTTCTCCTGCTACTGCTCATGCTGTGTATGGCTAGATCCAGTCTTCATTACAAGTTATACAAAGCAGAATCCATCTTCAGCTGCCTGAAAGAGGCCTTAGGGGAGGCCAAAAGGAGAAGTATTGAGGATAACTCAGTTCTTAGCAAAAGAGAATATGAATTTGAGCCACGAGAAACCCTATCCCAGGAGGAAATGGATGAGGAGGAAGATGAGAAAGAGAAAAGGACATTTCCTCAAGCTGCACGCTACAGATACCTTTCCCAGGCACAGGTGAAGGGAAAAGTTTACCAAAACAAGGCAAAAAGTGACCGCCGAACCAAATTCACACTTTCACTTGATGTTCCTACTAATCTTATGAATATCCTGTTTGACATTGCTAAGGCTAAAAACATGAGGGCAAAAGCAGCAGCCAATGCCCAACTTATGGCACAGATTGGCAGAAGGAAGTAA